From Streptomyces sp. SAI-135:
CGGGGTGCGGGGGGCGGGGGCGGCGGGGCGCAGCAAAAAGCCCCGGACCGTTCAGGGGTCCGGGGCTCACATGCTCGTTGCCAGCGTGTGCTGCGCATCGGGGGTACTGCGCGCTGCGGCTCGGGGGCGGGAGAAGCGTACGCGGTGTACGCGCCGCCAAGCTCAGGCTGTGCGGGGCGGGTGTGTCAGGCGGAGGCCTGACGGGCCCGGTTGCGGGCGGCACGGCGCTTCATGGCGCGACGCTCGTCCTCGCTGAGACCACCCCAGACGCCGGAGTCCTGGCCGGACTCGAGCGCCCACTGCAGACACTGATCCATAACGGGGCAGCGACGGCAGACGGCCTTGGCTTCCTCGATCTGCAGCAGCGCAGGACCGGTGTTGCCGATGGGGAAGAAGAGCTCGGGGTCTTCCTCGCGGCAAACGGCGTTGTGACGCCAGTCCATGGCTGCTACCTCTCCTTGGTATTACGTGCAAGTTGCTTGTGAATGTGAACGCTTTCACGAATCCCTCAACAAGTGAAGGGCCGATCGCCGAGTCTTCCTCGGCGTGGTCCTGTGGATTGAAGAGGGGTTCCGGTGGTCTGTGGACGCCGGTGTTGCGGGCTGTCCCGACCGCCACGTAGAGACTCGCAAACCTCAGCGGCGGATACAACCCCTTCTGGAAAGTTTTTTTTGATTCCTCGGTGTCGACTAGGTCACAGCCGTACTTCCATGGGGTGGACCCTGGCCTAAACGTTCGAGTGAAAGGACTTTAGCCCCTTCTGCTCACACAATCACACGCAGTGCACGGCGTACGCCTGTGAACGTCACGCTCGTACGCAGCCCGAGGTGGTCGCCGTCCATCTGGAGGGGCAGAGGCACCTTCGAATGCAAGGTGAACTGGTCCAGGTCGTGCAGGGAGACCGCGTGCTTGCCATGGGGGCCACGCTCGGGGGACGAAGTGAGCAACTGGGTGCCATATCGGGCGATCGCGGTCGTCGTCATCCGGCTGAGACCGAGTACGTCGAGGCCTTTATCGAACGAGGCCTTAGGCGACGCGTACATCGGGTGATTGCCCAGGAAGGTCCACGGAGAGGTGTTCGAGACTATGGAAAGGACCAGATCGGTCACCGGCTCCGCATCCGGACGTTCCACGGTGATCGTGCCGTGCCGGCGGTGCGCCTCGCCGAAGAACTGGCGCAGGGCCTGGCGGACGTAGAGAGCGTGTGTGGATTTCCGGCCGCGCTCGCGATGCTGCTCCACGCGGCCGACCACACCGGCGTCGAATCCGAGTCCCGCGTTGAAGGTGAACCAGCGTCCCGGCACGGCTTCGTCCTCGGTGCCGGGCGTGCCCGAGGTCAGCCCCAGGCCGACCGTCCGCTCCCTGCCCTCGCGCAGGGCGTCCAGGAGGGCACCGGTGGCCTCGACGGCGTCGTTGGGCAGTCCGAGGGCACGGGCGAAGACGTTGGTGGAGCCGCCGGGAACCACGGCGAGGCCGGGCAGGTGCTCGGGATCGGGGCCGGCGTGCAGGAGGCCGTTGACCACCTCGTTGACGGTGCCGTCGCCGCCCAGGGCCACGACCAGGTCGATGTCCTTGCTCTCCGCCGCCTGCCGGCCCAGGTCGCGCGCGTGGCCGCGGTACTCGGTGGTGACCGCTTCGAGTTTCATCTCGCTCGCGAGCGCGTGGATCAGGACATCGCGCGTACGTGCGCTTGTAGTGGTTGCCGCCGGATTGACCACGAGAAGTGCACGCATGGGTTGCAGCGTACCTACTGGGTGGTACCGGGCACAGGTCGAGGTAGGGGTCACGTAAGACTTCGGTGCGTGAACCTTGCCACGGGGGCGCGGGGCAACCCGCGCGCGGGAGTGTGCGTTGCCCGCGCCTCACGGCGGCGGCTCCAGGGGCGAGGGCTACCCTTCAGGGGTGAGCAGCGAGCAGACCCCCACCACCCCCGAGACCGCCGGTCCGCGCCCCCGGCGCCTGACGTACGCCGCCGCCCTGACCGCGCTGGAAGGGCTCGCGCTCGTCGTGGGAGGCGTCTGGATGCTCGTGGAGGGCCTGGCCGGCGACCCGGACGACCGGCAGTCGGCCGTCACCGGGGGCATCACACTGATCGTCCTCGCCCTGCTGCCGCTCCTCGCCGCCCGTGGGCTGCTCGCGCGGCGCAGCTGGAGCCGGGGCCCGGCCGTCATCACCCAGATCATGGCCCTGCCCGTCGCCTACAACCTCCTCCAGGCCGACAGCGTGGCGATCCCGGCGGGCATCGCCCTCGCGGTCGTCGCGGTGGCCGCGCTGATCCTCCTGATCAACCCGGCGACCACCCAGGCCCTCGGGATCAGGGGGCCGGGACGGGCACAGGACGGCAAGCAGTAGCCGTACGCCGGAGCCGCGGCGCCCGATCTGCGGCCGAGGCGGCCTGCCGTCGTCCCGGGACCTGAGCGGGTGCGCCGGATCCGGCTGGGCAGGCCGGGTCGGCCTACTCCTCCACCAGCAGCTTCTCCCGGAGCTGGGCCAGAGTGCGGGCCAGGAGACGGGAGACGTGCATCTGGGAGATGCCCACCTCCTGCGCGATCTGCGACTGGGTCATGTTGCCGAAGAAGCGGAGGAGAAGGATTCGCTTCTCGCGCGGAGGCAGGTCCTCCAGGAGCGGCTTCAGCGACTCCCGGTACTCCACGCCCTCCAGCGCCTCGTCCTCCGCGCCGAGGGTGTCCGCCACCGCCGGGGACTCGTCGTCCGTGTCGGGAACGTCCAGGGACAGCGTGGAGTACGCGTTGGCGGACTCCAGGCCCTCCAGGACCTCCTCCTCCGAGATGCCCAGCTTCTCGGCCAGTTCATGAACCGTGGGGGAGCGGCCGTGCAGCTGGGAGAGCTCCGCCGTCGCCGTGGTGAGCGCGAGACGCAGCTCCTGGAGCCTGCGCGGGACGCGGACCGCCCAGCCCTTGTCGCGGAAGTGGCGCTTGATCTCTCCGACGACCGTGGGAGTCGCGTACGTCGAGAACTCGACGCCGCGGTCCGGGTCGAACCGGTCGACCGACTTGATCAGGCCGATCGTGGCGACCTGGGTGAGGTCGTCCAGCGGCTCACCGCGGTTGCGGAAGCGGCGCGCGAGGTGCTCGACGAGCGGCAGGTGCATCCGGACCAGCTGGTTGCGCAGCTCCGCGTACTCCGGGCTGCCGTCCTTCAGCGCCCGCAGCTCGACGAAAAGGGCGCGTGCCCCGCTGCGGTCCTGTGGATCGTGCCGCGGGACCGGCGTGTTGTTCGCGCCCGCCGCGCCGTCCTCTGCGTTTCGCTCGTGCTCGCTCATCGTCCCGCCCGTCGCCCTTCCACGAGCCCTCGCCTCCGTCGGCACAGGGACGACCCCGGCCGGCCCTGCCGGAGGCGCACCCTGCACGGCACCCTTCCGATCACGCTGCCCGTCGTCCAGGAAGCCGGTCGCCGTCGTGTCGACGACGTCCTCCTCCGGATGAGGCCGGGCCTGCTCGGGGATGCCGTCGATGCCGGCCGCCATGCGACGGGATCCGCCGGGGCCGTCGTCACCCAGGCTGTCGGCGCCGCTCGGGCAGGGAGGACGGTGTCCGTCCTCGGCCGGCAGCTCCCGTGTGCCGCGCTCTTCGTCCCGCACCGGCCCGTCCCCGTTCCTCACGCCGGCCCGGGTCCCGCGCCGCGCTGTTTGTAGAGGCTGATCGAAACGGTCTTGTCCTCGTCCACGGCCGACGAGACCTTGCCCGCGAGGGCCGAGAGAACGGTCCAGGCGAAGGTGTCCCGTGACGGTGCGTGACCGTCCGTGGTCGGGGCCGAGACGGTGACCTCCAGCGAGTCGTCGACGAGCCGGAAGACACAGCTGAGCACCGAGCCGGGCACGGCCTGCTGGAGCAGGATCGCGCAGGCCTCGTCCACCGCGATGCGCAGGTCCTCGATCTCGTCGAGGGTGAAGTCCAAACGGGCTGCGAGGCCGGCCGTGGCCGTCCGCAGCACCGACAGGTAGGCACCCGCGGCCGGCAGCCGGACTTCCACGAAGTCCTGGGTCGCGGGCTCGCCTGCGATCTGGGACACCCTCACCTCCAAGGTGGTACAAGCTTTACGGGGGCCGAGGGTCGCCCCCCGGAGTAACGCGACGTGTGGTTCAGCGGTGACGCTACCGCGCTCTCGACTTTCCTGTCCCCGGGACCCCAACCCCTTGCCGTCACTCACAGTAAAACTGTGGACACGCTCCGTGTCTAGGGGTTTGCGGCTCCAATTGGGAAGAACGCGCGCCGGGTTGACGTACCCAGACGTCAGACGGTCGAACCGTCCTGGAACCCGAGGGTCCAGGGTCACACAAGGACATGGTCGACGAAGCACCAACGCCAGTTCTCACCTGGCTCGTGGGTCCGCATGATCGGGTGGTCGGAGTCCTTGTGGTGCTTCGTCGCGTGTTGTCCCGGCGAGGAGTCGCAGCAGCCGACGTGACCGCAGGACAGGCACAGGCGCAGTTGTACCGGGTGGGTACCGTCCCTCAGGCACTCCGGGCACGTCTCGCTGAGCGGCTCGGGCTCCGGGTGCGGCAGCGCGTCGGCGTGCGTGCACTGTTTCATGATTGCCAGGTTACGACGGCCGCGCGGGCGGCCGCGCGGAAAAAGAGGGCGGGCGCACGACGATGGACGAGGGCGGGCGAGGGTCATGGACGTGATGCCACTGCTGTTGCTGGTGGCGGGAAGCGCGGCGATCGCCGCGGCCGCCCGGCGCACCCCCGTACCGGCGCCCCTTCTGCTGGTCGCCGCCGGACTGCTGGTCTCCTACGTGCCCGGGGTCCCCGAGTACACGCTCGATCCGGAGGTGGTCCTGCCCCTCATCCTGCCGCCGCTGCTGCACACCGCGGCCACCGACAGCTCCTATCTCGACCTCCGGGCCCAGATGCGGCCCGTGGCGCTGCTGTCGGTGGGATACGTGCTCTTCGCGACCTTCGTCGTCGGCTGGGCGGCGTACCAAATCGTGCCGGGCCTCTCGCTGACCGGGGCGCTCGTTCTGGGTGCGGTGGTGGCGCCGCCGGACGCGGTCGCGGCGACGGCGGTGGCACGCCGCGTGGGGCTGCCCTCGCGGATCACGACCATCCTGCAGGGCGAGTCCCTGGTGAACGACGCCACCGCGATCACCGCCTACCGGGTCGCGCTCGCGGCCGCGGTCGGCGAGGGCGCCACCTGGGCCGGCGGCATCGGCGAGTTCCTGCTCGCCGCGGTCGGCGGGGTCGCGGTCGGCCTGGTGCTGATGGTGCCCATCCACTGGCTGCGCACGCACCTGAAGGAACCGCTGCTCCAGAACACGCTCTCCCTGCTGATCCCGTTCGTCGCCTACGCGGCGGCCGAGCAGTTCCACGCCTCCGGAGTGCTTGCGGTCGTCGTGGTGGCCCTCTTCCTCGGACACCGCGCGTGGGAGGTCGACTTCGCGACGCGCCTCCAGGAGGACGCCGTCTGGAAGATGGTCGCCTTCGTCCTGGAGTCGTCGGTCTTCGCCCTCATCGGGCTGCAACTGCCCGTCGTGCTCAGGGGCCTCGGGGAGTACGAGGGCGGCAGCGCGGTCTGGTACGCGATCGCCGTCTTCCTCGTGGTCGTCGTGTCGAGGTTCGTGTGGGTCTATCCGGCGACCTTCCTGCCGCGCATGCTGTCCGCGCGGATCCGCGGGCGTGAGGACAACCCCACCTGGAAGGGGCCGTTCGTCATCGCCTGGGCCGGGATGCGGGGCGTGGTCTCGCTGGCGATCGCCTTCTCGATCCCGGAGCACCTGCACGACGGCGAGCCGTTCGAGGGGCGCAACCTGATCCTCTTCCTCACCTTCACGACGGTCATCGGCACCCTCGTCGTCCAGGGCGTCACCCTGCCCCCGCTGATCCGCATGCTGAAGCTTCCCGGACGCGACCAGCAGGCCGAGACGCTCGCCGAGGCCAACGCCCAGGCGCAGGCCTCGCGGGCCGCCGAACGGCGCCTGGACGAACTCCTCTCCGACGAGCGCAACGCCCTCCCGCCGCCCCTCGCCGACCGGCTGCGCATGGTCCTGGAGCGCCGCCGCAACGCCGTCTGGGAACGCCTCGGCCAGTCCAACCCCCTCACCGGCGAGACCGTGGACGACACCTACCGCCGGCTGTCCCGGGAGATGATCGGCGCCGAGCGCTCGGTGTTCGTGAAGCTGCGGGACCTGCGCTACATCGACGACGAGATGCTGCGGACCCTGCTGCGCAGACTGGATTTGGAGGAGGCGGCGGCCTATCGGGAGGCGGCCGAGTAGGGCGGGCGGAGCTCAGGGGAAGGGGCGGCCCGTGACCACCGCCGCGAGCGTCGACCCGCGCGGGAAGGCGCCCTCCTCGGCGAGGGCGACCAGTCCATAGAGCAACTTGGCGACATAGAGACGTTCCACGGGGACGCCGTGGCGGTCCTCGAAGTCCGTTGCGAAGGCGTCCAGTTCGGGTGTGGTGCGGGCGTAGCCGCCGAAGTGGAAGCGGTCGTCGAGTGTCCAGTCGCCGCGGCGGGCGCCGAAGGCGAGGTGTTGCAGGGACTCTGTGTCGCGGTGCAGGAAGCCGCCCTTGAGGACGGGAACGCCCAGGCAGCGCTGGCCGGGGGCGAGTCCGGCCGCGAGGCCCGCCAGGGTGCCGCCGGTGCCGCAGGCGATCGCGACCACGTCCGCCTGACCGGCGAGCTCCTCGCCGAGCGCGCGGCAGCCGCGTACCGCGAGCGCGTTGGTGCCGCCCTCCGGGACGACGTACGCGTCCTCGGCGTCCGCCGCGCGCAGCACGCGCGCGAGGTCGTCCGGTTCGGACTTGCGGCGGTACGTCGACCGGTCGACGAAGTGCAGTCGCATGCCGTCGGCCGCGCACCGGGTCAGGGAGGGGTTCAGGGGGCGGCCGGCGAGTTCGTCACCGCGGACCACGCCGACCGTGGGCAGGCCCAGGAGGCGGCCCGCGGCGGCCGTGGCGCGCAGATGGTTGGAGTACGCGCCGCCGAAGGTGACGACCGCACGGCCGGCCGCCGCGGTGAGGTTCGGCGCGAGCTTGCGCCACTTGTTGCCGATGAGCTCCGGGTGGATCAGGTCGTCGCGCTTGAGGAGGAGGCGCAGGCCGTACCGGGCGAAGCGGGGGTCCGACAGCTCCTGCAAGGGCGAGGGCAGACGGGGGCGCAGGGTGTCGAGGCCGGTCACGCCCTCATTGTGACCTGCGGGGTCACTTCAGGCGCTCCCGGATCCGGCCCCGCAGCCAGGCCATCGTGAAGCCCCGCGGGTCCACCTTGCCCGGCTGCCACTCCAGATGGCCGATGACCGACCGTTCCGTCCAGCCGTGGTGGCGGCACACCGCCGCGGAGACCCGCTCGATCGCCGTGAGCTGGGCCGCGGGCCAGGGATCCTCGCCGTCACCGAGGTTCTCGCACTCGAAGCCGTAGAAGTGGCGGTTGCCGTCGGTGTTGGCCTCGTTGTCGAGGGGGAGCGCCTTCTCCGCGATGACCGCGCGCAGGACGTCGTCGTCGCCGAGACCTGCGTGGTTGGCGCGGCCGTAACCGACCAGGTGGACGGTGCCGTCCTTGGTGATGACCCCGTGGCACAGCGGGCCGGGCAGGCCGGTGTAGCCCTTGCGGCACAGCTCCACCGTCGCCGCGGCGCCCTTGGTCACCGTGTGGTGGATCATCACGCCGTGCACCGGGCCCCAGGCGCCGACGTGGTTGCGGTTGTGGTGCTCCCAGTCGCCGACCTCGACGACGGTGGCGCCCTCCGCCCGCAGCACGGCCAGGAATCTGCCCGCGGACATGGGTGAGGCCATGACTGCCTCCTTCGCACTGCGTGCCGGCCGCCGACCGCGGCCGGCCCCTACCCCTGCTTGTACCGAAAGCGGCCCGCTCCGACTCCTGCTTCGCACAGCGTGCGAGCCGATTCGGACACGCAAATTCCGGTCCTGCCACGGGAGCTGACTGGACGTCAGCGGATAGGAACCGCGCATATGCCCAGCCTCGTGGTGATCCATTCCCGCTCTTTCGGGTAATAGCACCGCCACGCTCCGTGAGGAAGGCTTGCTCCTGCACATCAATGCCCGGGGGCAGATCGCGTCCGGGCATGTACCGGGAGGGCATTTCTCATGTCGGTAGGCGAAGAGGTCCGCACCGAGCAGGACCGGCCGCAGCAGAGCCTCGGCACGGCGGCCGCGCGGAACCTGGCCACCACCACCAAGTCCGCACCCCAGATGCAGGAGATCAGCTCCCGCTGGCTGCTGCGCATGCTGCCCTGGGTGAACGTCCAGGGCGGTACGTACCGGGTCAACCGACGCCTGAGCTACGCCGTGGGCGACGGCCGGGTGACCTTCGTCAAGACCGGGGACCGGGTCGAGGTGATCCCGGACGAGCTGCGCGAGCTGCCGGCCCTCAGGTCGTACGAGGACGACGAAGTGCTCTCCGAGCTCGCCCGGCGCTGCCAGCAGCGGGAGTTCACCCCGGGTTCGGTGATCGCCTCCTTCGGTGCCCAGGCCGACGAGGTGTACCTGCTGGCGCACGGCAGGGTGGAGAAGGTCGGCACCGGGCCCTACGGCGACGACGCGGTGCTCGGAGTCCTCGCCGACGGCGCCTACTTCGGCGACCAGGCGCTCCTGGACCCGGACGCCATCTGGGAGTACACCGCCCGCGCGGCCACCGCCTGCACGGTCCTCGTGCTGCCCCGCCAGGACGTCGACCAGGTGGCGGAGCGTGCCGAAGCCCTGCGCGAGCACCTCCGCGAGCAGCGCGCGATCCCCTCGCAGCGCACCAACAAGTACGGCGAGAAGGAGATCGACCTCGCGGCGGGCCACGAGGGCGAGCCCGACATCCCGCACACCTTCGTCGACTACGACGCCCGGCCCCGCGAGTACGAACTGAGCATCGCCCAGACCGTGCTGCGCATCCACACGCGGGTGGCCGACCTCTACAACCAGCCGATGAACCAGACGGAACAGCAGATCCGGCTGACCGTCGAGGCACTCAAGGAGCGCCAGGAGCACGAGCTCGTCAACAACCGTGAGTTCGGCCTGCTGAACAACTGCGAGTACGACCAGCGGCTCCAGCCGCACGACGGTGTGCCCAGCCCGGACGACCTCGACGAGCTGCTCAGCCGCCGCCGGGGCACCAAGCTGCTGCTCGCCCACCCGCGCGCGATCTCCGCGATCGGCCGTGAGCTCAACAAGCGCGGGCTGGTCCCCGAGACCATCGACGTGGGCGGCAACCGCATCCCCACCTGGCGCGGGGTGCCGATCTACCCGTGCAACAAGATCCCGGTCACCCCGGAGCGGACCACCTCGATCATCGCCATGCGTACCGGTGAGGCCGACCAGGGGGTCATCGGCCTCCAGCAGGCCGGTATCCCCGACGAGATCGAGCCGAGTCTGTCGGTGCGGTTCATGGGCATCAACGAACAGTCGATCATCAAGTACCTGGTGACGGCCTACTACTCGGCGGCCGTGCTGGTGCCGGACGCGCTCGGGGTCCTGGAGAACGTCGAGATCGGCCGCTGGAGGTGACGTTCCTGCGCCCGGGAGCCGTGTCCCCGCCGACCGGGGTGGGTAGACCCCGGTCGAACACCGGGGCGGGGGCACCTCGGGGGAGCGCGGCCGCCCGCAGCGGGAGCGCCACCGTCCGCGGACTGACCGAGGGGGGTTCCATGGCCGAGTTCACGACGGGCACACGGGCACCGGCGGCACAGAGGACGGAGGCGGCGACCGCCGGGGGGACGGCGGCACCGGCCACCAGAAGTACGGAGGTGCCGGCCGCCAGGGGGACGGAGGCACCGGCGGCCGGGCGCACCGGGGGCGGGGGGCCGGCCGGGGACGCGGGCCTGCTCGCCGGACCCGAGGTGCGCTCCCTCGACGGACCCGAGGCGGACTCCCTCGACGGACCCGAGGCGGACCCCTTCGACGGGCACGAGGCCGCGGTGATCCTGGAGCGGGTCCGGGCGTCGGTCGATCCCGAGCTGCGGTCCGCGGTGGAGTCGCTGCCCGGTGCCCTGCGCCGGATCGCGCTCTACCACTTCGGCTGGGAGCACACCGACGGCACTCCGGCGGCGGGCAACGCGGGCAAGGCGATACGGCCCGCGCTCGTCCTCACCGCGGCCTCCGCCCTCGGCGGGGAGCGGGCGCGGGCGGCGGCCGTCCGTGCGGCCGTGGCGGTGGAGCTGGTCCACAACTTCACGCTGCTGCACGACGACGTGATGGACCGCGACACCACCCGCCGGCACCGCCCCACCGCGTGGACCGTGTTCGGCGACGCCGACGCGATCCTGGCCGGGGACGCCCTCCAGGCGCTGGCGCTCCGGCTGCTGGCCGAGGACCCCCACCCGGCGGCGGGAGCGGCCGTGGCCCGGCTCGCGGCCTGTGTCGTCGAGCTGTGCGAGGGCCAGCACGAGGACACCGCCATGCAGGGCCTCGGCCCCGGCGCGGTGACCCTCGACCAGGTGCTGGTGATGGCCGAGGCCAAGACGGGGGCGCTGCTGGGGTGTGCCTGTGCGCTCGGCGCGCTCTACGCGGGCGCGTGCGCCGAGGACGTCGAGGCGATGGACGCCTTCGGCCGGGAGGCCGGCCTCGCCTTCCAGCTCATCGACGACGTGATCGGCATATGGGGGGACCCGAGCCGCACCGGCAAACCGGCCGGCGCAGACCTCGCCGCCCGTAAGAAGTCCCTCCCGGTGGTCGCCGCGCTCACCTCCGGCACACCCGCGGCAGCGGAACTGGCCGACCTGTACGCAGCGCCGTACGCGGGAGAGGACCTGGCGCGTACGGCACTCGCGGTCGAGGAGGCCGGGGGCCGTGACTGGGCGCAGGTGCAGGCGGCCGACCGGATGGCGAGGGCGATGGACCAGCTGGCCCGTGCGGTGCCCGATCCGGAGGCGGCGGGGGGACTGCTCGCCCTCGCGGAGTTCGTGACGCGGCGCAGCGCCTGAGAGCAGCGCCTGAGAGCCCCGGAGCGCCCGGCACCGCGCGGTCCTGACCCCGCGCGGCACCCGGGGGTTCCGGCCGACGGGTCCCGCACATCCCCACGGTGTGCGGGGCCCGCTTCCGCATGCTCACCGGATAGTCTCAACACCCTTGTGGTCAAAGGTGGTTGCGTTGAAGGGGTGGGGCATGGGCGTGGCGATACGGACGGCCGGCGCGGACGATCGCGAGCTGGTGACGCGGTTGCTGGACTCGGCCTTCCAGGACGATCCGGTCAGCGGGTGGATCTTCCCGGGGGAGGAGTACCGCCGGACGACGCATCCCCGGCTGATGGCCGCGTTCGTGGACATCGTGCTGGCCGAGGGGCGGGTGGACGTCACGGAGGAGGGCACCGCGTGCGCGTTGTGGCTGCCGGTTCCCGCGGACGGGGGTGAGGAGCACGACGGCGAGGACGAGTTCGCCGCCCTGCGGGAGGCCCTCGATCCGGGCAATGAGCGCATCGAGCTGATCGGACGGCTCACGGCCGAGGTGCATCCGGCCGAGCGAGCCCATGAGTACCTGTGGATGATCGGGGTGGCCCCCGAGCGGCAGGGGGAGGGGCTCGGCACCGCGCTCATCGGATCGGTCCTGGAGCGGTGCGACCGGGAGGGGACGCCGGCCTATCTGGAGGCGAGCAGCGCGCGAAGCCGTGGGCTGTACGAGCGCCTCGGATTCGAACTCGTGGACCGGCCCCTCACCTTGCCCGACGGCCCCCGGATGTGGCCGATGTGGCGCGAGCCGCGCGCCTCGCGCTAGCGCCGGGGGCGTCTCGCGTGCGCGGCCTCGCAGGAAGCCGCAGTTCGGGTTCGTCTTGATGGACCGGCCCTCGATCGGCCGGACGAGCTGCGGATCGGCCCCCGTGTGGCCTTGGGCGTGCGTTCCGCGATGCCGCCGGGGGAGTGTCTCGTGACGGCGGCAGAAGAAGGACCGGCCGCGCGGCCGCGCGCCCTCTGGCGAGCTCGCGGGCGGCTCGGGTACGAGGTGGTGGAGCGGGCCGCCGATCTGCCTGACGGGGCGCAGTTGTGCTGCGAGCCGGGTGCTTCGCGGTCAGGCGCCGGGAGCTCGTGACCGTGGCCGGAAGGGCGCCGGGCACGCGGCCCCGGGACCGGGAACGAATCCGTTCGCACGGTTGCCCACCCCGCAGTCCCGCGGTCGCCCCACCCCCTGGGCCGGAAGGGCGCCGGTCTCGTGGCTGTCCCACCCCCGGGGCCGGAAGGAAGCCGGTGTCGTGGCTGTCCCACCCCCGGGGCCGGAAGGAAGCCGGTGTCGTGGCTGTCCCACCCCCGGGGCCGGAAGGAAGCCGGTGTCGCGGTCGCCCCATTCCGGGGCCGGAAGGAAGCCGGTCTCGCGGCTGTCCCGCCCCGGGACCGAAAACCAAGCCGCCCCGGGACCGAAAACCAAGCCGCCCCGGGGCCGAAAACCAAGCCGCCCGCCGCCTGCCACCCCCGCTAGTTCACGGGAACCACCGTCTCCACGATCCGTTCCACCAGGCCCTCCGGGACCCCCACGCCCGGCAGTACTCCCTCCAGCGCGTCGGGCAGGGTCAGGTGTTCCAGGAGGAGACCGAGCATCGCCAGATACAGCACCGTGACCGTCTCGGCGCCGCCCGGCAGGCCCGTGTCGCGGTGGAAGCGGATGCCCTCCTCCAGGTCCGCACGGACCGACTTGGTGAAGGAGGCGCGGAGTTCGGGGCGGCGGGTGGCCTCCAGGCGCATCTCCAGGAGGGCCAGATAGCCGGTGCGGTCGTGGGTCGCGCGGCCCAGCAGGTCGTGCATGAACGCCGTGACCAGGGATCGGTCCTTCGGCCTGGTCAGCAGTTCGGCG
This genomic window contains:
- a CDS encoding family 2 encapsulin nanocompartment cargo protein polyprenyl transferase, with translation MAEFTTGTRAPAAQRTEAATAGGTAAPATRSTEVPAARGTEAPAAGRTGGGGPAGDAGLLAGPEVRSLDGPEADSLDGPEADPFDGHEAAVILERVRASVDPELRSAVESLPGALRRIALYHFGWEHTDGTPAAGNAGKAIRPALVLTAASALGGERARAAAVRAAVAVELVHNFTLLHDDVMDRDTTRRHRPTAWTVFGDADAILAGDALQALALRLLAEDPHPAAGAAVARLAACVVELCEGQHEDTAMQGLGPGAVTLDQVLVMAEAKTGALLGCACALGALYAGACAEDVEAMDAFGREAGLAFQLIDDVIGIWGDPSRTGKPAGADLAARKKSLPVVAALTSGTPAAAELADLYAAPYAGEDLARTALAVEEAGGRDWAQVQAADRMARAMDQLARAVPDPEAAGGLLALAEFVTRRSA
- a CDS encoding GNAT family N-acetyltransferase; its protein translation is MGVAIRTAGADDRELVTRLLDSAFQDDPVSGWIFPGEEYRRTTHPRLMAAFVDIVLAEGRVDVTEEGTACALWLPVPADGGEEHDGEDEFAALREALDPGNERIELIGRLTAEVHPAERAHEYLWMIGVAPERQGEGLGTALIGSVLERCDREGTPAYLEASSARSRGLYERLGFELVDRPLTLPDGPRMWPMWREPRASR
- a CDS encoding TetR family transcriptional regulator; protein product: MARNPERRAALVDAGVEVLAREGARGLTFRAVDTEAGVPVGTASNYFTDRDDLLRQIDTRLQVRLAPDPDKLAELLTRPKDRSLVTAFMHDLLGRATHDRTGYLALLEMRLEATRRPELRASFTKSVRADLEEGIRFHRDTGLPGGAETVTVLYLAMLGLLLEHLTLPDALEGVLPGVGVPEGLVERIVETVVPVN